A window of the Cucurbita pepo subsp. pepo cultivar mu-cu-16 chromosome LG01, ASM280686v2, whole genome shotgun sequence genome harbors these coding sequences:
- the LOC111781341 gene encoding helicase SEN1-like, with translation MASHIFILTNLSISLSFHSYKPLFSLYKMEGGESCRSHKASSAKDSNGLIDVLFSWELTNVFNQNLYKLKVGNIPKSFESEEHYRGSYLFPLLEETRAELCSSLKAIHKAPSAQVVSIEESNAKRGKILFNVNVSPWRSTDGKGQQPYKALPGDIFIILDSDPQTTDSDYLERSEFNWAFAWLGQITDNSIPTHLNLHVSKNITAHGDILKSTTLFIVFLMNVTTNLRIWKALQCSAGGGIIGRVLGTTWLGNHQSCTECTQNDQEDPTQDYPTPHPSSLNESQKVAIETCIQNTLCQHKPSIDLIWGPPGTGKTKTTSILLWRILTMKHQIRTLACSPTNVAITNLASQVVKLLKDESFRKDHIFCPLGQLLLFGNKDRLKVDSQLEEIYVEHRVEKLIKCLGANGWKFQITSMIEILQGCKFPRLKRMFKSIASSLLECVHILTTHVPQEVIMEHNLKKMEILVELIGDIGTLLSEDDDKVRGTLIGLRGQCVLVLQTLLMSLDQVEVPSKVSRNSIEKFCFQQASLIFSTASNSFKLKNVKKNSLNLLVVDEAAQLKECESLIPLQLPDIRHAILIGDEFQLPATVSSKVSEAAGFGTSLFERLSVLGHFKHLLNTQYRMHPSVSHFPNSKFYGNQILDASIVMNKQLYEEYYLPSPLFGPYSFINVSGGQEESNDDGQSKKNMFEVVVVAQIIQMLYKAWSNKKKDISIGVISPYAAQVSSIQHKLGRKYEKKEGFTIKVKSVDGFQGGEEDVIIISTVRSNRGNNIGFLSSSQRTNVALTRARHCLWIVGDATTLGKSNSEWREVIKDAKSRKCLFNVEEDKELGDAMKTMKTWQMSDINQEILNLDNIYNSDHKKKSDGV, from the exons ATGGCTTCTCATATCTTCATTCTCACAAACctctccatctctctctcgTTTCATTCCTATAAaccacttttctctctctacaaaatGGAAGGAGGAGAAAGTTGTAGAAGCCACAAAGCAAGTAGTGCCAAGGACTCCAATGGTCTCAttgatgttttgttttcttgggAGTTGACAAATGTGTTCAATCAAAACTTGTATAAACTCAAG GTGGGGAATATTCCAAAATCATTTGAATCAGAGGAACACTACAGAGGCTCATACTTGTTCCCTTTGTTAGAAGAAACAAGGGCAGAGTTGTGCTCAAGTTTGAAGGCAATTCACAAAGCACCTTCTGCTCAAGTGGTTTCCATTGAAGAGTCAAACGCAAAAAGAGGCAAAATCTTGTTCAATGTGAATGTTAGCCCTTGGAGAAGCACTGATGGGAAGGGGCAGCAGCCGTACAAAGCACTTCCAGGCgatatttttataatcttgGACTCTGATCCTCAAACTACCGATAGTGATTATTTGGAACGCTCAGAATTCAACTGGGCATTTGCTTGGTTGGGACAAATCACCGACAATAGTATCCCTACTCATCTCAACCTTCATGTTTCTAAAAACATCACAGCTCACGGTGACATCCTCAAATCAACAACacttttcattgtttttctgATGAATGTGACAACCAACTTGAGAATATGGAAGGCGTTACAATGTTCTGCTGGTGGGGGCATCATTGGGCGTGTTTTGGGCACAACGTGGCTG GGAAACCATCAAAGCTGCACAGAATGCACTCAAAATGATCAAGAAGATCCCACGCAAGATTACCCTACACCACACCCTTCTTCATTGAATGAATCCCAAAAGGTTGCAATAGAAACTTGTATCCAAAATACTCTCTGCCAACACAAGCCTTCAATAGACCTTATATGGGGCCCACCCGGAACAGGCAAAACCAAAACTACCAGTATATTACTTTGGAGAATCTTAACAATGAAGCACCAAATTAGGACTCTTGCTTGTTCGCCCACAAATGTTGCCATTACAAATCTTGCCTCACAAGTTGTGAAGTTGCTAAAAGACGAGTCTTTTCGTAAAGACCACATCTTTTGCCCTTTGGGACAATTGCTTTTATTTGGGAACAAAGATAGACTTAAAGTTGATTCTCAGCTGGAAGAGATTTATGTAGAGCATAGAGTTGAAAAACTTATCAAGTGTTTAGGAGCAAATGGCTGGAAGTTTCAAATAACATCCATGATAGAGATTCTTCAAGGATGCAAATTTCCAAGATTGAAGAGAATGTTCAAATCCATTGCTTCATCACTTTTAGAATGTGTTCACATTTTAACCACTCACGTCCCTCAAGAAGTCATTATGGagcataatttgaaaaaaatggagattcTTGTTGAGTTGATTGGTGATATTGGGACCCTTCTGAGTGAAGATGATGATAAAGTGAGAGGAACTTTGATTGGTTTGAGGGGTCAATGTGTTTTGGTTTTGCAGACTCTTTTGATGTCGCTTGATCAGGTTGAAGTTCCAAGTAAAGTAAGCAGAAACTCGATCGAGAAGTTTTGTTTTCAGCAAGCTTCTTTGATATTTAGCACAGCTTCAAACTCTTTCAAGTTGAAGAATGTGAAAAAGAATTCACTCAACTTGTTAGTTGTTGATGAAGCTGCTCAATTGAAGGAATGTGAATCACTCATACCTTTGCAACTTCCTGATATAAGGCATGCTATTCTTATTGGCGATGAGTTCCAATTACCAGCAACAGTAAGCAGCAAG GTTTCTGAGGCAGCTGGATTTGGTACAAGCCTTTTTGAGAGGCTTAGTGTCTTAGGACACTTCAAGCACCTATTGAACACACAATATAGGATGCATCCGTCTGTGAGCCACTTCCCAAATTCCAAATTCTATGGCAATCAAATTCTGGATGCTTCCATTGTTATGAATAAGCAGCTGTATGAAGAATATTACCTTCCTAGTCCTCTGTTCGgtccatattctttcatcaatgtTTCTGGTGGACAAGAGGAGAGCAATGATGATGGACAAAGCAAGAAGAACATGTTTGAGGTAGTTGTTGTGGCCCAAATAATACAAATGCTTTACAAAG CATGGTCCAACAAGAAGAAGGATATTAGCATTGGGGTGATATCTCCTTACGCTGCACAAGTTTCATCAATCCAACACAAACTTGGAAGAAAATATGAGAAGAAGGAAGGTTTTACAATAAAAGTGAAGTCTGTTGATGGATTCCAAGGTGGCGAAGAGGATGTGATTATAATATCTACAGTTAGATCCAACCGTGGAAACAACATTGGATTCCTCTCAAGCTCACAAAGAACCAATGTTGCTCTCACAAGAGCTAG GCATTGTCTTTGGATCGTGGGAGATGCAACAACCTTAGGAAAAAGTAATTCAGAATGGCGAGAAGTTATTAAGGACGCCAAGTCTCGCAAATGCTTGTTTAACGTTGAAGAGGACAAAGAGTTGGGAGATGCAATGAAAACGATGAAGACTTGGCAAATGTCTGATATCAACCAAGAGATTCTCAACCTTGACAATATTTACAACAGTGATCACAAGAAGAAATCAGATGGGGTTTGA
- the LOC111781351 gene encoding zinc finger protein 7-like, which yields MQSPKLNLEWEEDSEVSTQVASDMAVPEATSNPSKDSSSTSCLTNSIKGNTNQGLVSVDLTLHFNPNDVDANGSGETSSEAVGHVSGSTNPRMFSCNYCRRKFFSSQALGGHQNAHKRERTMAKRAMRMGMFSNRYTSLASLPLHGSAYRSLGIQAHAAVHHKILPAQRPFIARNGVTFDEGYIGMPFFMEDEDVAPFWPGSFRRVNERSTGSMPGEVSQVPSPKSGTSMAPPKMSCSPDLTLRL from the coding sequence ATGCAATCACCAAAGTTGAATTTGGAATGGGAAGAAGATTCAGAAGTGAGCACCCAAGTTGCTTCTGACATGGCTGTACCTGAAGCAACCTCTAATCCCTCGAAGGACAGTAGTAGTACATCCTGCCTCACCAACTCGATAAAAGGTAATACCAATCAAGGTTTGGTTTCTGTTGACCTGACACTTCATTTCAACCCAAATGATGTCGACGCAAATGGTAGTGGTGAGACTAGTAGTGAAGCAGTTGGCCATGTTTCTGGCTCAACAAACCCCAGGATGTTCTCTTGCAATTACTGTCGACGTAAATTCTTTAGCTCTCAGGCCTTGGGTGGCCACCAGAATGCTCATAAAAGGGAGAGGACAATGGCAAAGCGAGCGATGCGGATGGGTATGTTCTCTAATAGATATACTAGCTTGGCTTCACTTCCACTTCATGGTTCTGCATATCGGTCGCTCGGGATCCAAGCTCATGCTGCAGTGCACCATAAAATCTTACCTGCACAACGGCCATTTATTGCTAGAAATGGAGTCACGTTTGATGAAGGGTACATTGGAATGCCATTTTTTATGGAAGATGAGGATGTTGCTCCATTTTGGCCTGGGAGTTTCCGACGAGTAAACGAGAGATCTACTGGTTCTATGCCTGGGGAAGTATCTCAAGTTCCAAGTCCAAAATCTGGTACGAGCATGGCACCGCCGAAAATGAGTTGTTCGCCTGATCTTACTTTAAGACTCTAA